In Patagioenas fasciata isolate bPatFas1 chromosome 2, bPatFas1.hap1, whole genome shotgun sequence, a single window of DNA contains:
- the PDK4 gene encoding pyruvate dehydrogenase kinase, isozyme 4 yields MKAARIALRTAAPLAGASSRSGLPREVEQFSRFSPSPLSIKQLLDFGSTNGCERTSFAFLRQELPVRFANILREIDLLPAKLLGTPSVQLVKRWYIQSLVELVEFNHKSPDDQKVLSDFIDTLIRVRNRHHDVVPTMAQGVIEYKDTFKVDPVTNQNIQYFLDRFYMSRISTRMLMNQHTLLFDDKSRSGGHPRHIGSIDPCCDVAEVVNDAFESSKLLCDQYYLTSPELKLTQVNGKHPGEPISIVYVPSHLFHMLFELFKNSMRATVEFQENSPSLSPIEVTVVLGKEDLAIKVSDRGGGVPVRKIEQLFSYMYSTAPRPSMEDDRQTPLAGFGYGLPISRLYAKYFQGDLNLYSICGYGTDAIIYLKALSTDSVEKLPVFNKSASKHYQATSEADDWCVPSKGPKDVSKQSAAL; encoded by the exons ATGAAGGCCGCCCGGATCGCCCTGCGCACCGCCGCCCCCCTGGCCGGGGCCAGCAGCCGCAGCGGGCTGCCGCGGGAGGTGGAGCAGTTCTCCCGCTTCTCTCCCTCCCCGCTCTCCATCAAGCAGTTGCTGGACTTCG GCTCAACTAATGGATGTGAGAGAACTTCTTTTGCGTTTTTGCGGCAAGAACTTCCTGTGAGGTTTGCAAACATACTGAGAGAAATTGATCTTCTTCCTGCTAAATTACTAGGCACTCCATCAGTACAATTAGTAAAAAGATG GTACATCCAAAGTCTAGTGGAGCTAGTTGAGTTCAATCACAAAAGCCCAGATGACCAGAAAGTCTTATCTGA TTTTATAGATACATTAATTAGAGTCCGAAACAGACATCATGATGTGGTTCCTACGATGGCACAAGGAGTAATTGAATACAAAGACACTTTTAAAGTAGATCCTGTCACCAATCAAAACATTCAGTATTTTTTGGATCGTTTTTATATGAGCCGTATTTCTACCCGGATGCTAATGAACCAACACA CCCTTCTTTTTGATGATAAATCCCGCTCAGGAGGACATCCAAGGCACATTGGAAGTATTGATCCTTGCTGTGATGTTGCTGAAGTAGTGAATG ATGCTTTTGAAAGTTCCAAGCTGCTGTGTGACCAGTATTACTTAACATCTCCAGAACTGAAACTTACTCAAGTGAATG GAAAACATCCAGGAGAGCCGATTAGCATCGTATACGTTCCTTCTCATCTTTTTCACATGCTTTTTGAGCTCTTTAAG AATTCGATGAGGGCAACTGTTGAATTCCAAGAAAACAGTCCTTCCCTTTCTCCAATTGAAGTGACAGTTGTTCTAGGAAAAGAAGACCTGGCAATTAAG GTCTCAGACAGAGGAGGTGGTGTTCCAGTAAGGAAAATTGAGCAGCTGTTTAGCTACATGTATTCCACAGCACCAAGGCCAAGCATGGAGGATGATCGACAGACCCCTCTT GCTGGTTTTGGGTATGGCTTGCCAATTTCTCGTCTGTATGCTAAATACTTCCAAGGAGATCTAAATCTCTATTCCATATGTGGTTATGGAACAGATGCTATTATCTACTTGAAG GCCCTATCAACAGACTCAGTAGAAAAACTCCCAGTTTTTAACAAATCAGCTTCCAAGCATTACCAGGCTACCTCAGAGGCGGATGACTGGTGTGTCCCAAGTAAAGGCCCAAAGGATGTATCAAAGCAGAGTGCAGCTCTCTGA